tcattgaaatacaaattatagtgaacttgGAGTTCATGAATGGAGTtgttttgacatgatcaatcatatgcaatgaATTGTAAAATGATTTGACTGAGAACCAAAAAGTTttttcattgttaatttataatgcTCTAAagaagaatatacatatattttacacATAAGAAAAGTAAAAGTATAttctattatataaaaaaattattaaattttaaaaataatatatgtataatttcgtttagtttttctttaattcttatttataagataaaactatatttttatttataattaattttttaatataactcatttaaatatatgtgcatttatttatctatccagaaaatgtatatatatattaaattattttaaagaaaatatttggATTATATATCTTTAGTAATCTTGAGTCATTATTAGATTTTATTGCATATCTTCTTATCGATGTAATAAGATCATATGATCATGAATTTACAAAATTTTTAagtttatgtatttctaattatacacataCGACtcattcttaaaaataaaataagctcTTAACTATAtttattgaacttgaagttcaatATGATATAGTAtatgtgagtttaaacaaatattgaattattatgatatatttaaatccttatgTGAGTTCAATGACGACTTTTGGAAAATAAttcttgcacaaagtatataagaacgatatagtacaaaatgatatatactaactgcaaattaatattattcaaaattGAGAGAATGAGTACTCCAAAAATGTCTGAatcgtaaatgaacaatgtagaaattagtaataaattatattcatttaatttatcctGAAGatgttaattaatatatatatagaggtaccgatggagataccttaatgttataaagtattgataATTAAAAAATGATAACTGTGATGGAAACGGTATTCTAGAAAAGACTCTCttgagaagttagacataacatatTTGATCATAGTTGAACCCTTGAAGTAGTTCTacataggtacctataaataatatacatgtttgaaaaatatatactttaaagatatctctataagttatgtcaatataggaggaaattatcatataataaaaattttatcgACAATAAatgttgaatgtttgcatatgtaCTAATAAAGTAACATGAGATATCAAGGATCATGATATTAAATTTATCGAAAACTATCGACATACATTATATTTTTGGCCTAAATAATATGACGCAGTCCAGACAAGTTTActcgcataaagtgaagtaagacctgtagggtatgaaataaatatttctaatgagaaatttttatatatgtattcgTACACAATGAACTATTGTACAAAGTTCGCATAGACATAAGATCAATTGAAATACggcttaaataattaaaaaatatgatcaTGATTTAATTATAGCccggaatatattttatgaggaagTATAAACGTCACATaaatattgcaacaaaaaattatttacttggagaccctaatttattaaaaaatttaaatatgtcttatctaaaaattttagaagaatttaatgcatgtcttaagtgatataaatttaaaatcgcgcactatatgacaaagatctttgtttgaaataataaagacatgtaagtaactattatttaaaaatcatgtatggttgtctatgcaatataaattcataaattatacgttatgatagactcttgaagagtttttgattatataaatgattgaagaacaaatttttatatatttttgtatattgagaacttgtaaatatatatagtttattcATAAGTATTAGTAGAGAAGtcttgaagtacttcatatgcatcagtgattatagatatatgatcatttgatatagaAATAAGATCGTACAACAAgaatggaacaaatatatggtcgtAGAGtaccattattatcacaaatgaaaatttatattactaatgtattatgtttatattaattaaaactttaaacTTTAGTATGATCAATATTGTATGTACACATGTATGAATGATTCAATAAGTGGGATAAATATTGATGTTCTAGGAATTCGTCATCCATAATTTAGAACTCCACGCATATTGTAGAAGAGTTATTGTAAATATGTGGTCATAGATAATAtatgtgatattttaaaagggaTAACAATAACCTTATGATGTATATTATTACCAAAACAATATGCATCAgagggagacatattcatgctGGACTTTTTTTTCCCTTAGTTAAGATTTTGTCTCACTGGATTTTCTTGACAAGATTTTTAACGAGTGAACttacaaataattatgaatatgaaatatatatattgtactctttttcccttagctcaagTTTTGTTCCACTGGGATTTCCTGACAAGGTTTCTAATGAGTCAACTTTAAATCATGCTAACATACTTGcactttatgaagcaagtagcaAATGTGAGTAAGATTACTGACATAACATATTCCggaaacatatggattacaCTCAATAAATCAGTATCATCATTGCTCAACTAAAGCTATAATAAAGGAGATCGAACCAAATACATTTTCACTAAGTTCTTCTTACTTCATGATCATCTTCAAGAAAATAGTTATATTAGTGTtgaacatattcaatcaagttgCAATGATGTAtgcttattcacaaagttattactaaCATCAAGTTTTCAAAAGATGACATATAAGATCGGAATTCGTTGATTAGAAGATCTCTACGAATGCCTAAATAAGAGAGAGTTAATTGCCACTGTACCCcctttttttattgaatatttttagCAAGGTTTTTAATGAGGCAGTTTTTATAGACATCTAAGGAGAaatgttataaaatattattaatgaaTGTCTAAAtcactaaattaattaataccataaatgtttgattatatttctcaatattttattgttttagtttCATATTATTTTAGTCACATATTTGTATATAGAAGATTATCCTATTAAAATAAAGTACTAAAAAATTCCTATTCAATTTCtcttatctattttatattatttataataattttattatacagtaattattttatattatttattaaattgaaatatgtgaatatttaattttggcCAAAATCGTACGACACCTATTTATAATAggttaattagcaatttttccccccgaactttgacacatactaaatcatgccccctgaacttttttggccgttaaaaattccccttgaactattaagattgttaaatttaaggacttttatctaattttagtaaaaaaattctaacatgaatgaaagttcatggggcatgatttaatacatataaaagtttgaggggcatgatttggtagatatcaaagtctggggagcatgatttagtacctgaaacagtaaaattgaatgaaattagacaaaagtccttaaatttaacaatctcaataattcaggggaatttttaacggccaaaaaagttcaaaggacatgatttagtatatgtcaaagttcaggggaaaaAATTGTTAATTAGCCATTATAATATTATTGGACACCAATTTTGATGCCCAACCTCACCGCCTGTTGGGAATTTAAGGCATTTTAGACATAAAGTAATCCGTGAGTAGTGAGTTGTAATTGCCACATGTGATAACGTTGTTGCAATATAAAGACAGCATGAGGAAGAAGTCCCCACAAAGGCTTTGTGTCCATAAGCAACCAAGAGAGAGAATATGGACAAACAAAATTTATGACCTTCAGATGTTCCACCCTGCAATAACCCATTcactatatatctatatacagatatatatacacattatagCTGAATAATTGAATATTGAACAGTGTATGGATATAAAAAATCTTGTTTACCCATACATCTTTTTGATCTGATAGTAATTCACCTTAGATCCTCTCTCTAATTTTGGAATCAGATGGTATCTATATCAAAcatgtttttttgttaaatatatatatgagtatatGTATTAGTGGCATATAAGCTACTAATACATTTTTCCCAAAGATAGTTCACCGCCAACTGTCGCAGCACCGTCTGTTAAAATCTACccctttttaatatatttacctCGCGCAACTTGGAATTTTTGATGCATACAAGTAATTTTGTTGGAACGTTGATATCTAACTAATGGAATGCTTAAAGTATCTCCATTGCCTGATAAATAATCGCAAAAATCTAAACATTTATCTATCCATCCATGAGGTAAATCAGTCGCTACTCCTCCGATacgaaaaataattattcattcTCATACTGGTGGCAGCTTCAAATAGATCATATACTAATTCTCTTTCTctgaaaatatagaaaaaaaggacataaatacttaaggtTAACTCccgattataaataaatacataagtttaatttttagcgataataatacttaagttatatttctggaACTCTGTAGGTACCCGACCGTTAAATGTTAAGTTATTATCcacgtgttattttttttattggtatatttaaattaattttatttaaaaaaaatgaaaaatttaatgacGTTGGCTAATCGAGATTACCACGTGGCAATATACTTAACACATAACAATTAGGTACCTACAAAAATTCTAGAATTAACATAGGCATTATTACCCCCAAAAAATAAACTTAGGTTTTTATTTAAAACTGAAAGTCAAACGGTATTTATGATGTAAATTACTTTTAACTAATGATATTAAcaatatttgttttaattagCTTAATTTTTGCTCCTTGAACAATTTGATATGTATCAAATCATATCTTCTGAATTTTTtcaggtcgttaaaaattttctttgaaatattgaaattgttatatttaaggatttttatctaattttattcaattttactaatataGCGATTGTCCATATACTAAATTGTGCCCCTAAACTTtgaaatctatcaaatcatgccTCTTAAACTTTAACTTGTACCAAATTGTGTTCCCAAAATTTTCATCCACATCATACTTTCATTagtaaatctaacaatctcaataattcaaggagaatttttaacgatctgaaaagttaaaaaaacatgATTCAATATATCTCAAAATTTAGGGTAAAAATCAACACTAaccttttaattatatttaaaatatattaattagtttatACAAAGTATgtgaagatatatatatatatatatgtagagatgtgattttgtcccgtgatgtactttcaccgaatgtattccgtggtacattagatgggtctcagggtatATTAAATGAAtgtcagggtacgtttctactttttaaccctaattattcctagatcaatctcagccgtcagatcaaataacttccTCATCTGATGGCTGctgtacatcacggattacaatccatgaaagtacaataacgggacaaaatcatatccctatatatgtattgtaattGTGTAACTATTTTGTTTCTCATTTTTACCGACACTTTAAAAGGTTTTGTCACACAATATCTTTAATAAATATCTGgtggtatatattttttttcttcaaattaaaTATCCAAACAATACTATTATTTACCAAGAAAAATAGCTAGAGTATATATGATCATTCAGCAAATTTAATTACACATGACAAAACAAAGTCAGTACATATATTTGTTACCCAGCTGGCTAGCTAGTATAGACGATCGAATACGACCAAACATACTGCCAAATCAAAACAAAACACATTACATCCTACTCCGACCAACCCCatatgaagaggaagaagaagaagaagaagaatatccCATACTTTTAACAATCTCTTTCAACGTAAACTTTTGAATCTTCCCAGTCGATGTTTTAGGCAACTTATCTCTAAAAACCACAACTTTAGGTACCATAAAATGAGCCAACTTCTCCCTACAATACTCTAATATCTCCTTCTCCGTTACCGTTACTCTAACTGCTCCTTTCTTCAATGTCACAAAAGCTAACGGCGTTTCACCCCAATACTCATCTGGACAAGCCACAACTGCCGCTTCATCCACCGCCGGATGACTATAAAGAGCTGATTCAACCTCCACACTGCTCACATTCTCTCCCCCACTTATGATTACATCTTTTGATCGATCTTTAATCTCTAAATACCCATCTGGATGCATAACCGCCATATCTCCGGTATAGAACCACCCGCCGTCTCTTATACATTTCGCGGTAGCGGTTGAGTTTTTCAGATAACCTAACATGACACAACTCCCTTTGAGTACAATTTCACCCATGGTTAAACCATCTCTCTTAACACTAACCCCGGAATTCGGATCAACAACATCAACCTCAGTCATCGCCGCCGTCCTAACCCCTTGACGGGACTTCAACCGAGCACGCTCTGTTGCCGGAAACATATTCCACTCCTTCTTCCAAGCGCAAGAAACAACCACTCCCAACATTTCCGTCATTCCATAACCGTGACTGATAACAAACCCTAAAGACTCAGTTCTTAAGAGCACCGCCGCAGGCGGCGGCGCTCCGCCGGTCATGACGTGAACAGGGTTGGGAAGAGGCCCGGCATTGGGTGAGTTTGATAGCATGTTTAGTACGATTGGTGCCGCGCACATGTGTGTCACTCTGTGCCGTCGGATTAAGTTGAAGATGATCTCACCGTCGAATCTTCGGAGACATACGTTGGTTGCACCAACGGCGGCGGTGCCCCAAGTGTAGCCCCAGCCGTTAGCATGGAACATAGGGAGTGTCCATAGATAAACTGGCTGTTTAGGAACGCCCCAATCGATGAGCGAGTCAAGAGTCACGACAAAAACGCCTCTGTGACTGTGAACGACTCCTTTGGGAGACGAAGTCGTTCCAGAAGTGTAATTCAACACAATTGGATCCCACTCGTTGACTGGTCGGACCCACTTGAAGTTTTCACTACCTTTCTCAACTAACTCTTCGTAACAGCAAACGAAACGTTCAAGATCTTTAACGTCCGTTAAACTCGTTTGGTCCGTAATACTTTCATCGGTTATGAGAACGAGAAGAGGAGTTGGCGTGTTTTTCGGGAACAAATTGACGGCGTCAAGGACGAGACGGACGGAAAGTTGGTCTACGAAGACGAGTTTGGACTCGCTGTGACGGAGCATGACAGAGATAGTAACGGCGTTAAGTCTAGTGTTGATGTTGTTGAGGATTACTCCAGCCATAGGGACTGCAAAGTTGAGCTCGTACATTGGTGGAATATTTGGTGCGACGACTGAAACGACTTGACCTTTTTTGACGCCGAGGAATGATTCGATACATGAAGCCACACGGAGACAACGGGTGTGGGTTTGTGACCATGTGTAGGATAGGTCGTTGTAGACAACGGAAATGGAGTCGCCGTAGACGATTGAAGCTCTTTCCAGGAATCCTAGTGGGGTCAATGGACATGAATTCGCAAAccttggcttcaattcctccaTATTAGTATTATTGGGCATTCAATAGTTCCGAATTTGGAATTAGGGATGAAGAGATAGGAAGATGAGAGTCACATATATTTAGGTTGAAAAAATACAGCGCCATTAATGATTTGTATCAgtactttttttatttcttttttttaaaaaaaaagtaaaataaaatgatgACTAATTTTATAAATACTGTGTAAATAATTAGGTGAGTTCAGCCACTCAAATTAATTGGAGGCACGTGAAATAAGATAGCTTTATGTAGTGAGCATAACAATATAGATAAATATGTGTGGCATGGCATGTTCGGCAGAGCCCACTTATAATATATGCTTGCATGAATCAATAACCGATAGACATCGGTGCTTTAAAAGTGGTTAATAATTTATTAGAATGTTataatttgttgttattattgttattggaTTCTTGGTTAGTTACCCTGTTGGAAAAATTCTCAATAAAAGAGAGAATAGGAGGATTACAATCAAAAtactcaaaatacaaataaaagtatttcatcaagattacaagaaatttagaaaagaaGAAGGATAACACACAAAAGCAATGAGGCTCAAGGACCTGTCCTAAAAGTCATTTCCTCCTCATATGGACACTTAGGGAAACTCTGAAATGCTTTCTTAAGGATTTATCAATGCTCATATCTTTCACCAGTGTCTAAGGATGAACATATCCTCACAAGGTTCTAACCACAACAAATGGTTTCAACCACTTCTTATGCAAGTGAACAATATGGCCTTTATTTATAGAGTTTTCACTCTCATATGAACATGAATGATCACCATAAAGCCCTTGGATGTTACCAATCATAAATTGGgcatttatgttattaattggGTGATTTGGAGGAGTTTTGGGCTGTTACAAAGGCTCTCAAACTTTCAAAAACGTGGGCAATAATATGCTGAAAAaaacagtaactagttactagttaccattttttcagctttggccaattcttttccaaagtgttccaaatcattcccacttgattttgaaccatttatacaccttataaatgaataaatcaagtctccaacaactatattttttaatagctatcattcattcacattcataaataattagtaacatcttttactaatttaagagtGAAAAAGAGATGAGAGTTACATATTCAAGTGATCATCAATTTAAAGGATTTGCAACTCCTATTTTGTGATCATTCTACATACATTTTGTAACTCCATAATGTATGTTacaatttgacaaaattaatactttgtcacacttaattatttacaacttaattatttaatctaaatattatattatataaaataatataacattcccccactagattaaatgatATCTCATTTGTAGCAAATAATTTTGTAACACaacattttatttaatcaatcaaacatTATATTATGGAGTAATATAATATTCCCCCACTTGATTAAATAACTTCACTCTAATAGAAACCATTGCATTTGTGCATAgtgtaaaatgtctttcgacttgaattttaccttagtgtaattaccacaaagtttatcgaaattttggttgccgtagcattgaaccactatttctTGATAACAAACCgatgataacacacacacattTGCTATGTTCACTCAAGAACCTTATGGATTGcttttgcaccgttaatggccatgtgcacaaatccaattcatggactttctagagaataactcccaattctcataagaggcggcaccacccctaatccatataggtggagttttagtgtctcgcAATACTTAcactttcttaagcttaagtgagttttcttaagcttaagctccattaaaaaatctttcagttttaaccctcaattttcaccacatgtactcatccatagatgggacaattgagtaccacattcactctattgatttgttattacctattgaacttaagactagatttttactagtgttaagataggttaccatcaacgAGCAAATtgctaagggagtttaggtcccatccctcgaaattcatgctttaatcttgtatgaagattaagcgatttgttaacCTCACACTTTTGATTCCAAACGAATCATGCTAGCCAAatatatagtgttcactttgtgaccacttttctccttaagtacttaagctttgaaaattcaatcataaaagattaattttcacacaactcaaattctcaataattttgatatcaagcatatcaaaattaaacattaatttagaCACCAAGCATGTCTAAATTACACACTTAACTTTACACATCAAACATGTCAAAGTTATACTATATTTAAGACATCAAGCATATAtctcaaatatatacatttttagttttagacACTCAATATGTCTAAACTTCTCATATTGGAGTATGCACCCCCActatcttaaatttaatttccttcttgaaattattaccaccaaattttgacactaaatatgtcaaaatttcacatatgcacatagcaaaatattaatttagaatattaaattcaaaaccacatatatataatcaataatttctcAATAAATTTGATTAAACTCAAATCTCACCCCCACATTTAATCATAAAGTTAAAATACCACATATCACTTTAAAATAaatctctttattttattttgttctctACACATTATCTTTCAAAATAATGTGCACTCAAAATTATCATGAACCTTTCGATATCACATGATAATCTCTCCAAATACCACTTACAaattaatagaattattttatcCATTATTTGTcctttattaacaaaattatacttaaaattTGTTAATAGATAACACAAAATTCACATAATGATAAAATTGCTTCTTCAATTTTATGGTtatctcctcattgagattagtccaaagttaacaaaattacttctcatcaattttgtttcaccactttactttttaagattcaaaattgcttcttcaattttataatcttttatcTCATTATTTGAATCCACAATGATCCACTTTCTTTGAGTCTAAAATTGTCCTTCCAATTGTATAAGCTCATTTCACAATATAGATCTACTTTGATCACTATGCTCTTGCTATGAAATGAACAAACACAAAAAAGTGTAACTCACATAGTTCACTTTTTCttatctcataaaatgagatGATTATCACCAAAATGGAACTTCATTTCCAAGTAACTATCTTTAATCATAATATAGTTTCACAATAATAATGATAGAATGAACACATTTTCTTATCATCATCTCCATTATCATACCATATTAATatgataatttatatacatatattaatacacaaaattaatatataactcccataaaattataactctcaaataattttatattaattaatattgtatatatgttaccatactatcataaataacatatacaaaatatcaatattaattccacaattaaatatatatatgtttcatatcatatatattaacatacaaatacattaaTATGCATATACACAATATCATGTATGCATGTATATAGAAATCactatttctacatatttattatcacaaatatatatatgtaattatatctcatgctcatcatataatatacatataactCACATATGTCacatattatatgatatatatatatctctctctctctcacatatatacatataataatatgttataatctcaattataatattatatatcactatatataataatataatatacacataCCATATATATTAACATGTAAAAACTTTATACCAAAATATCATATCTCATCATATGaatatgttaatatatattactattaaataaataagatatcACAAAATAAATCCACCATGCTTACCCATGGATGGCTTGAATCTCTTACCACATTATTTTTCTTCTCATGATCTTGATTGATGCTCTCCCTCatggataattttctttgattGTTTGACCTCCATGGCATGTCTTTTAGAAAGAAGAATATGCCATATAAATGACTTTTAGATTGTTGGAAAAATTCTCAATAAAAGAGAGAATAGGAGGATTACAATCAAAAtactcaaaata
This Cannabis sativa cultivar Pink pepper isolate KNU-18-1 chromosome 6, ASM2916894v1, whole genome shotgun sequence DNA region includes the following protein-coding sequences:
- the LOC115725729 gene encoding probable CoA ligase CCL11 → MPNNTNMEELKPRFANSCPLTPLGFLERASIVYGDSISVVYNDLSYTWSQTHTRCLRVASCIESFLGVKKGQVVSVVAPNIPPMYELNFAVPMAGVILNNINTRLNAVTISVMLRHSESKLVFVDQLSVRLVLDAVNLFPKNTPTPLLVLITDESITDQTSLTDVKDLERFVCCYEELVEKGSENFKWVRPVNEWDPIVLNYTSGTTSSPKGVVHSHRGVFVVTLDSLIDWGVPKQPVYLWTLPMFHANGWGYTWGTAAVGATNVCLRRFDGEIIFNLIRRHRVTHMCAAPIVLNMLSNSPNAGPLPNPVHVMTGGAPPPAAVLLRTESLGFVISHGYGMTEMLGVVVSCAWKKEWNMFPATERARLKSRQGVRTAAMTEVDVVDPNSGVSVKRDGLTMGEIVLKGSCVMLGYLKNSTATAKCIRDGGWFYTGDMAVMHPDGYLEIKDRSKDVIISGGENVSSVEVESALYSHPAVDEAAVVACPDEYWGETPLAFVTLKKGAVRVTVTEKEILEYCREKLAHFMVPKVVVFRDKLPKTSTGKIQKFTLKEIVKSMGYSSSSSSSSSYGVGRSRM